A section of the Amycolatopsis sp. AA4 genome encodes:
- a CDS encoding DUF3558 family protein — protein MADRRAARAALLLPVGLAVLSVVSCGRMPGISHAAPADGGPPPPTSSAPSLAKLDPCTLLSPQDRSSAGLTGQGKPKTIGEARACDWTVPSTFGVTVTLDETNGLANLDLSDGKRTKKDVGSHQAVQVSRPRGACAVLLDVGGAQSVQVDVTNANFADSALACSRAGDVAGLLEPKLP, from the coding sequence GTGGCTGACCGTCGCGCGGCGCGTGCCGCACTCCTTCTTCCCGTCGGACTCGCTGTGCTGTCGGTGGTTTCATGCGGCCGCATGCCGGGCATCTCCCACGCCGCCCCCGCCGACGGAGGTCCGCCGCCTCCGACGTCCTCGGCCCCGTCGCTGGCCAAGCTCGACCCGTGCACGCTGCTCTCGCCGCAGGACCGGTCGTCGGCCGGGCTCACCGGGCAGGGCAAGCCCAAGACGATCGGCGAGGCGCGCGCCTGCGACTGGACGGTGCCCTCGACCTTCGGCGTCACCGTCACCCTCGACGAGACCAACGGCCTGGCCAACCTCGACCTCTCCGACGGCAAGCGCACCAAGAAGGACGTCGGTTCGCACCAGGCGGTGCAGGTGTCCCGCCCCCGCGGCGCGTGCGCGGTGCTGCTCGACGTCGGCGGCGCGCAGAGCGTCCAGGTCGACGTGACCAACGCGAACTTCGCCGACTCCGCGCTCGCCTGCTCGCGGGCGGGCGACGTGGCCGGACTGCTCGAGCCGAAGCTGCCGTGA
- a CDS encoding MoxR family ATPase, which translates to MTSRIQSASPAGGHGNGSGQPPYPAVESADGLAQVPAAGLGELHDTARRIAANVERVLVGKPDVIRIALVTLLAEGHLLVEDVPGVGKTSLAKALARSIDCTVSRVQFTPDLLPSDVTGVSIYNRQTGEFEFRPGPVFANIVVGDEINRASPKTQSALLECMEEHQVTVDTSTYTLGAPFMVIATQNPIEMEGTYALPEAQRDRFTARVSIGYPDQQAELAMVDEHSGHNPLADLTPVSDGETMLRLIETVRGVHIAPEVRRYAVDVVSATRQVPEIRLGASPRATLHLVRAARAQAALSGRDYVVPDDLHTVAVPVLAHRLVLTTEAHAARRSATDVVRAVLHRVPVPQGSAR; encoded by the coding sequence GTGACGTCGAGAATCCAGTCCGCTTCCCCCGCCGGAGGTCACGGCAACGGGTCCGGGCAGCCGCCGTACCCGGCGGTCGAGTCCGCGGACGGGCTGGCTCAGGTCCCGGCGGCCGGGCTCGGCGAACTGCACGACACCGCGCGCCGGATCGCCGCGAACGTGGAGCGCGTCCTCGTCGGCAAGCCGGACGTCATCCGGATCGCGCTGGTGACCCTCCTGGCCGAGGGTCACCTGCTCGTCGAGGACGTCCCGGGCGTCGGCAAAACCTCGCTCGCCAAGGCGCTCGCGCGCTCGATCGACTGCACCGTCAGCCGCGTGCAGTTCACGCCCGACCTGCTGCCCAGCGACGTCACCGGCGTCTCCATCTACAACCGGCAGACCGGCGAGTTCGAGTTCCGGCCCGGCCCGGTGTTCGCGAACATCGTGGTCGGCGACGAGATCAACCGGGCCTCGCCGAAGACGCAGTCCGCGCTGCTGGAGTGCATGGAGGAGCACCAGGTCACGGTCGACACGAGCACGTACACGCTCGGCGCGCCGTTCATGGTGATCGCGACGCAGAACCCGATCGAGATGGAGGGCACCTACGCGCTGCCCGAGGCCCAGCGCGACCGGTTCACCGCGCGGGTGTCCATCGGCTACCCCGACCAGCAGGCCGAACTGGCCATGGTCGACGAGCATTCCGGGCACAACCCGCTCGCGGACCTGACCCCGGTGTCCGACGGCGAGACGATGCTGCGGCTGATCGAGACCGTCCGCGGCGTGCACATCGCGCCGGAGGTCCGCCGGTACGCCGTCGACGTCGTGTCGGCGACCCGGCAGGTGCCGGAGATCCGGCTCGGCGCGTCGCCGCGCGCGACGCTGCACCTGGTCCGGGCCGCGCGGGCGCAGGCCGCGCTGTCCGGGCGCGACTACGTGGTGCCCGACGACCTGCACACGGTCGCGGTCCCCGTGCTGGCGCACCGGCTGGTGCTCACCACCGAGGCGCACGCCGCCCGCCGTTCGGCGACCGACGTGGTCCGCGCGGTGCTGCACCGCGTCCCCGTCCCCCAGGGCTCGGCCCGCTGA
- the mraZ gene encoding division/cell wall cluster transcriptional repressor MraZ gives MFLGTHTPKLDDKGRLTLPAKFREALAGGLMVTKGQDHCLFVFPRAEFEQMARKVAEAPFTNEAVRAYQRYLFAGTDEQRPDGQGRVAIAPELRRYAGLNKECVVIGAITRLEIWDAQAWQGYLDEHEDSYAQAREEVLPGVF, from the coding sequence GTGTTCCTCGGCACCCACACCCCGAAGCTGGACGACAAAGGGCGGCTCACGCTGCCCGCGAAGTTCCGCGAAGCCTTGGCCGGCGGGCTGATGGTCACCAAGGGGCAGGACCACTGCCTCTTCGTCTTCCCCCGTGCCGAGTTCGAGCAGATGGCCAGGAAGGTCGCCGAAGCCCCGTTCACGAACGAGGCGGTGCGGGCCTACCAGCGCTACCTGTTCGCCGGGACGGACGAGCAGCGTCCGGACGGGCAAGGGCGCGTCGCCATCGCGCCGGAGCTGCGTCGGTACGCGGGGCTCAACAAGGAGTGCGTGGTGATCGGCGCGATCACCCGGCTCGAGATCTGGGACGCCCAGGCGTGGCAGGGCTACCTGGACGAACACGAGGACAGCTACGCACAGGCTCGGGAGGAAGTACTGCCGGGCGTCTTCTAG
- a CDS encoding ESX secretion-associated protein EspG, producing the protein MISLSASAFDIVWADLGLAAPPAPLAVRSVGETDADRSAIRAEVYRNLGERGLFDGRLDAGLENSLRVLASAERYVECEALADMTADEPFRAVAALRGRAAVLAVQPARTIGVRGIGESELASAIVDVLPELSAGPGYGVRLPATGEPPGGAQGEELRAIQSRPVYAAGQFTVHVRDRAGKLVRAGGLTWFDTDAGAYSAVCSPGRGGQEWVTVSPVDSPRLAERVMELVPR; encoded by the coding sequence TTGATCAGCCTGTCGGCATCCGCGTTCGACATCGTCTGGGCCGACCTCGGCCTCGCCGCCCCGCCCGCGCCGCTGGCGGTGCGCAGCGTGGGGGAGACCGACGCCGACCGGTCCGCGATCCGCGCGGAGGTCTACCGCAACCTCGGCGAACGCGGCCTCTTCGACGGCAGGCTCGACGCCGGCCTCGAGAACAGCCTGCGCGTGCTGGCGTCCGCGGAGCGGTACGTGGAATGCGAGGCGCTCGCCGACATGACGGCCGACGAACCGTTCCGCGCGGTCGCCGCGCTCCGGGGACGCGCCGCCGTGCTGGCCGTGCAGCCGGCGCGGACGATCGGCGTGCGCGGCATCGGCGAAAGCGAGCTGGCCTCGGCGATCGTCGACGTGCTGCCCGAACTCTCGGCCGGTCCCGGCTACGGCGTCCGGCTGCCCGCGACGGGCGAGCCGCCCGGCGGCGCGCAGGGGGAGGAGCTGCGGGCGATCCAGTCCCGGCCGGTGTACGCGGCGGGCCAGTTCACCGTCCACGTCCGCGACCGGGCGGGCAAGCTCGTCAGGGCAGGCGGACTGACGTGGTTCGACACCGACGCCGGGGCGTATTCGGCGGTGTGCTCGCCGGGGCGCGGCGGACAGGAGTGGGTGACGGTGTCCCCGGTGGACAGCCCGCGGCTGGCCGAGCGGGTCATGGAGCTGGTGCCCCGCTGA
- the rsmH gene encoding 16S rRNA (cytosine(1402)-N(4))-methyltransferase RsmH, which yields MTDSAEHVPVLLDRIVELFAPALADRDAVLVDATVGLGGHSDALLSAFPRLRLIGLDRDPAALERSAERLARHGDRVDLVHTVYDGLPEAVSGLGLSRVDGILFDLGVSSMQLDRAERGFAYSQDAPLDMRMDPTTGFTAADVLNTYAPGELIRILRDYGEERFAQRIVRAVVAEREKEPFTRSGRLVELLYSAVPAASRRTGGHPAKRTFQALRIEVNGELEVLRRAMPAALGTLAMNGRIVVESYQSLEDRLVKQALAERAKSRTPEGLPVELPGHGPELKLLTRGAEKAGESEIEHNPRAASVRLRAAQRIGEPR from the coding sequence ATGACGGACTCGGCCGAGCACGTTCCGGTGCTGCTGGACCGCATCGTCGAGCTGTTCGCCCCCGCGCTGGCCGACCGCGACGCCGTCCTGGTCGACGCGACCGTGGGCCTCGGCGGACATTCCGACGCGCTGCTTTCCGCGTTCCCCCGGCTCCGGCTGATCGGCCTCGACCGCGATCCGGCCGCGCTCGAGCGCTCCGCGGAGCGGCTCGCGCGGCACGGCGACCGCGTCGATCTGGTCCACACTGTCTACGACGGACTTCCCGAAGCGGTGTCCGGACTGGGACTGTCCCGAGTGGACGGAATCCTGTTCGACCTCGGCGTCTCCTCGATGCAGCTCGACCGCGCCGAACGCGGGTTCGCCTACTCGCAGGACGCGCCGCTGGACATGCGGATGGACCCGACCACCGGGTTCACCGCGGCCGACGTGCTCAACACCTACGCGCCCGGCGAGCTGATCCGGATCCTGCGCGACTACGGCGAGGAACGCTTCGCGCAGCGGATCGTGCGCGCCGTCGTGGCGGAACGCGAGAAGGAACCGTTCACCCGCAGCGGCAGGCTGGTCGAACTGCTCTACTCCGCGGTGCCCGCGGCGAGCAGGCGCACCGGCGGGCATCCGGCGAAGCGCACCTTCCAGGCGCTGCGGATCGAGGTCAACGGCGAGCTGGAAGTGCTGCGCCGGGCGATGCCCGCGGCGCTGGGCACGCTGGCGATGAACGGCCGGATCGTCGTCGAGTCCTACCAGTCCCTCGAGGACCGGCTGGTCAAGCAGGCGCTCGCGGAACGGGCGAAATCCCGGACGCCGGAAGGGCTTCCGGTCGAACTGCCCGGGCACGGGCCGGAACTGAAGCTCCTCACCCGGGGAGCGGAGAAAGCCGGCGAGAGCGAGATCGAGCACAACCCGCGGGCCGCCTCGGTGCGGCTGCGCGCAGCACAACGGATCGGAGAGCCGCGATGA
- a CDS encoding PPE domain-containing protein gives MTDTPAESPAPEPAVRYEAFSHAALAAQAVDGNDPAAAGESGARWAGLAQRLEDSIGGLVALSAGSEETWQGDAGDAMRKVLGKASGWLAETSVVSAKVGEAVQGQAEVAARARADMPAPVDFDPAAMIRSAAASGSLVQLAGLSSAMDRRRAEAEAARQKAIDVLRTRDTALRGLLPEGEFPAVPPLGAGPA, from the coding sequence GTGACCGACACCCCGGCTGAGTCCCCGGCCCCCGAGCCGGCGGTCCGGTACGAAGCGTTCAGCCACGCGGCGCTGGCCGCGCAGGCGGTCGACGGCAACGACCCGGCCGCGGCCGGCGAATCGGGCGCCCGGTGGGCCGGGCTGGCGCAACGGCTCGAGGACTCGATCGGCGGGCTCGTCGCGTTGTCCGCGGGCAGCGAGGAAACCTGGCAGGGCGACGCGGGCGACGCGATGCGGAAGGTGCTCGGCAAGGCTTCCGGCTGGCTCGCCGAAACGTCGGTGGTGTCGGCGAAAGTCGGGGAAGCCGTCCAGGGACAGGCCGAGGTCGCCGCCCGGGCGCGCGCGGACATGCCCGCGCCGGTGGACTTCGACCCGGCGGCGATGATCCGTTCCGCCGCCGCGAGCGGGAGCCTGGTGCAACTGGCCGGGCTCTCGTCGGCGATGGACCGGCGGCGCGCCGAAGCCGAGGCCGCCCGGCAGAAGGCGATCGACGTCCTGCGCACCCGGGACACCGCGCTGCGCGGGCTCCTGCCCGAAGGCGAGTTCCCCGCGGTCCCGCCGCTGGGCGCGGGGCCGGCTTGA
- a CDS encoding penicillin-binding protein 2, protein MAAGGSSRSRAAGSARRTYAAGTRRAVAKRGNGGQRSRFSAVRIMLVVLMVVAGAKLVQVQWFEAPTLSAAAERQRTLTIDIPAQRGSIVDRNGSKLAFSVETRTLSVNLRALHKSMDEYAKKYPDKGRNFETEVAGAAKLIAQKVPHLTTEAEQLALLHKQQSFTYLVDNVEPSVADQIVKKYAWISVEKRAKREYPGDTLASNIVGLSNWRMDDPDVSKHNLHGVVGLEKSRDADLAGTPGREIVNTQNGNDNLYLPGTEHVLTAAVPGSDLQLTIDSDLQFELQRQLSDYVAKANAKGGQAVIMDAKTAEVYALADSSTFNPNDPSTIKPDLLNNRPVTTPYEPGSVNKVVTATAAIDDKIATPTSTLEVPGSIKVADRTVHDAWSHGTQTFTTTGVFAKSSNVGTLELAQQVGPDRYLELLKKFGIGQKTGIGLPGESSGYVPPRKDWSASTFGNLPIGQGLSMTVVQMAGMYQAIANDGLRVEPRIVKAKKNPDGTVTPEAPPKTERVVSPETAKTVRDMLRAVVQNAKSPNAGTAPSAGLEGYQVSGKTGTGQQIDPRTKAYSSSLANITFAGILPADHPRFVVGIRLDAPDTTLPIGHSAGPLFHSIASYLSQRYQIPLSDGPSPVVPLVVG, encoded by the coding sequence ATGGCGGCAGGCGGCAGCAGCCGTTCCCGGGCGGCGGGCAGCGCACGGCGGACTTACGCCGCGGGCACCCGCCGCGCGGTCGCGAAACGGGGCAACGGCGGACAGCGCAGCCGGTTTTCCGCGGTGCGCATCATGCTCGTGGTGCTGATGGTGGTGGCGGGCGCGAAACTGGTGCAGGTGCAGTGGTTCGAGGCGCCCACGCTGTCCGCGGCGGCCGAACGCCAGCGCACGCTCACCATCGACATCCCGGCGCAGCGCGGGTCCATTGTGGACCGCAATGGCTCGAAGCTGGCGTTCAGCGTGGAAACCCGCACGCTGTCGGTGAATCTGCGCGCGCTGCACAAGTCGATGGACGAGTACGCGAAGAAGTACCCGGACAAGGGCCGCAACTTCGAAACCGAGGTCGCCGGCGCGGCGAAGCTGATCGCGCAGAAGGTCCCGCACCTGACGACGGAGGCCGAACAGCTGGCGCTGCTGCACAAACAGCAGTCCTTCACCTACCTCGTCGACAACGTCGAGCCGTCGGTGGCCGACCAGATCGTCAAGAAGTACGCGTGGATCAGCGTGGAGAAGCGCGCCAAGCGCGAGTACCCGGGCGACACGCTCGCGTCGAACATCGTCGGCCTGTCGAACTGGCGGATGGACGACCCCGACGTGTCGAAGCACAACCTGCACGGCGTGGTCGGGCTGGAGAAATCGCGCGACGCGGACCTGGCGGGCACGCCCGGCCGCGAGATCGTGAACACCCAGAACGGCAACGACAATCTGTACCTGCCGGGCACCGAGCACGTGCTCACCGCCGCCGTCCCGGGCTCCGATCTCCAGCTGACCATAGATTCCGACCTGCAGTTCGAACTGCAGCGCCAGCTGAGCGACTACGTCGCGAAGGCGAACGCCAAGGGCGGCCAGGCGGTCATCATGGACGCGAAGACGGCCGAGGTTTACGCGCTCGCCGACTCCAGCACGTTCAACCCGAACGACCCGTCCACGATCAAGCCCGACCTGCTGAACAACCGGCCGGTCACCACGCCGTACGAACCCGGTTCGGTGAACAAGGTGGTCACCGCGACCGCGGCGATCGACGACAAGATCGCCACACCCACCTCGACGCTGGAGGTGCCGGGCTCGATCAAGGTCGCCGACCGGACGGTGCACGACGCGTGGTCGCACGGAACGCAGACCTTCACCACCACCGGCGTGTTCGCGAAATCCTCCAACGTCGGCACGCTGGAACTGGCCCAGCAGGTCGGCCCGGACCGGTACCTGGAACTGCTGAAGAAATTCGGCATCGGGCAGAAGACCGGCATCGGCCTTCCCGGCGAGAGCTCCGGCTACGTGCCGCCGCGCAAGGACTGGTCGGCGTCCACGTTCGGCAACCTGCCGATCGGGCAGGGCCTTTCGATGACCGTCGTGCAGATGGCCGGGATGTACCAGGCGATCGCGAACGACGGCCTGCGCGTCGAACCGCGGATCGTGAAGGCGAAGAAGAACCCGGACGGCACCGTGACGCCGGAAGCGCCGCCGAAGACCGAGCGCGTGGTGAGCCCGGAAACCGCGAAAACGGTGCGGGACATGCTGCGCGCGGTGGTGCAGAACGCGAAGAGCCCGAACGCGGGCACCGCGCCGTCGGCCGGGCTGGAGGGCTACCAGGTCTCCGGCAAGACCGGCACCGGCCAGCAGATCGACCCGCGCACCAAGGCGTACAGCTCGAGCCTGGCGAACATCACCTTCGCCGGGATCCTGCCCGCCGACCACCCGCGGTTCGTCGTCGGCATCCGGCTCGACGCGCCGGACACCACGTTGCCCATCGGGCATTCCGCGGGCCCGCTGTTCCACTCGATCGCGTCGTACCTGTCGCAGCGGTACCAGATTCCGCTGTCCGACGGGCCGTCGCCGGTGGTGCCGCTCGTCGTCGGCTGA